The following is a genomic window from Apodemus sylvaticus chromosome 10, mApoSyl1.1, whole genome shotgun sequence.
CTGCTCCGCGGCGCCCCGAGACCCCTCAATTGGCTGCGGGAGCTCGGGGCTCCGCCCGCGCCGCGGGGCACTCTGGAGACTGTAGTCCGCCCGGTGGCCGGGCCCCTGGGCCGGCTGCGCCTCCCGGAACCCTAAACCTCCAGGGTTCGGCCAGTGTCTCGCAACCGCCGTCGGTGCTGAGCTGATGCATCAGCGCACGGAATGCACCCGCAGAGGTGCTTCCCGCACGAGACGCCCGCACCCCTCGCCCCGGGGCTCACCCCGCGCCTCTGCCCCAAAGTTCACGGGGTCCCAGGTAACCATCGCCACACTTCCTATGCTGGTCTCGTGCTGCCTCTGAGCGGCGCAGAAAGCAGAGCCCCGCTGCTACGCGCCCCATAATCCGGGTTTTCCCCGCCCCCGCCAGCCACAAACTGCCAGGACTCTGGACAAGAAACAAGAGTCTCTTTAGGACCTATTAGGCTTCATGGTAGGTTAGTAAATATATTCCTTATTAAGTAAAACCTTTTAGTTATTTTGCGAATTTAAAAAGCCCCATTAGAGATAAAACCGGAGTCATCTCAAGGATGGTCCTCTATATCCTGATGGAGAGACCCTCATCCCTCCTCCTTGGCTGAGGGCGTCCTGCATATTGCACAGTTTTCCCTGGTATCAGACCGTGGGTTCTAGGGACTGTGCTGGGGACTGGTTAGCTGCAGCGTCTATGACGAGACCCTCCCGTCCTGAACAAGAGGGTCTCACACTCGGGCACCCTTAACTCGAGAAAGCCTTTAAATTATCGCTCCCCTTCCTCCGGACTCTGTCCGAAAATACCCCTTGAGCAGCGCGCAAGCGCCAAGTGCTGTTCCCCACTCGGAAAGCCGGCTGGAGAGTGAACGCAATGCGCGGAGAGGGGTGTGTGCGCGGGGACGCCCCGAATAAAGGTTGCTCCAGTTCCAATTGTTCCCTCCACTGAATGAGTGCGGggaaattttataattaaaagaaGGAAATGCCGTGCAAAACCGTTCACATTGAGTCACCCTGTGGACGAGCCAGAGTGGACATCTGTCACTCGATTTGAGCGGGACCTCTGTCCGGGTGAACAGAGGGTCAGAATGCGCTAACCATTCCCAGGAGCTCCAGaagaaacaaagtatggataaaAACGGAAAGGTCCGTTAAAAAATGTCATGTTACATGAAAGAAGCCAGACCCAAAGACCGCACGAGGTCTGACTGCATTTTTAAAACCGGTCCAGAAAAGGCAACACTGTGGAGAGCCTGTTAAGGGTTGGCTCCTGCTCCCAGACACAGGGGCCTGACTGGAAAGAGCGATGAGGGATCTCACTGGGGTGATGAAAATGCCGGGtggcgggtggggtgggggtggggtggggggcgtgGGGGGAGAACTACAGGGACAGTTCCACAAATCCGGAAACGTGCCCCAAATCACGAGTGACTTTTGTTTAGTGAGGTGTTTGGGGAGGATGTAACTTACGAAGCAAAACCACACTGCAGTCAGTAAAAGGAGGCTCAACAGAACCAAAGCTGCTTTGAGACTTAAGTTAAATCAGGGTTTCTTTCCTCAACTGTGTGTCTCTGGCTACAGGGCCTCACACTGATGTGGTGATTGAAGGGCTGCGCCCTTCCTCCATCTGACTTTCTGGGACAACTTAAAATAGAAATTAGTAAATTCGATAAATAGTGCTTTTGATGTGTTTCTCTCAATGAGTGAGTCTGAGTTTGCACGCTTTTATTACAGCCTTTCCGTTTCTTTGAGCTGCTGGCCCCTGTCCTCTGCCATTTTTacgtttttttggatttggtctgGAAGTGAGGGGGCGGGGactgttttctttgagacagggttgctctgtgttaGTCCTTGCTATCCTGTTACTTGAGGCTGGCCTCACAGAactactcctgcctctgcctccctaatgctgggaattaaaggtcAAATTGGGGCCTACAGCATCTTCTTATCATTTTGTTCTTTCCttgcccatttaaaaaaaaaaaaaaaaaacaataggcTGGGCggtggaggcacacacacacctttagtcccagtacttgggaggcagaggcaggtggatttctgagttcgaggccagcctggtctacggagtgagttccaggacagccagggctatacagagaaaccctgtttcgaaaaaaaaacaaaaaacaaaaataaataaataaataaataaataaaataagataaaataaaagccgGGTGGgtagaaggcttatgggacatatggggagggaggaactgggaaaggggtaatcatttggaatgtaaacaaagaatatagaaacaaaaaaaagccaggtggcagtggtggcgcatgcctttagtcccagcacttggaaggcagaagcagacagatttctgagttcgaggccagcctggtctacagagtgagttctaggacagccagggctacacagagaaaccctatctcaaaaaacaaaaaaacaaaaaacccaatagaTTTACTGTCTTCTTTTAGTCTAGGATGTAcatgccccccctctctctctccctctctctctctctctctctctctctctctctctctctctctctctctctcgctcactcgctctccctctctctccccttccctccccccctctctctctctctccctctctctccctctctccctctctctctcctcctctctctccctcccccctctctctcttcctctctctctctctctccccctctctctctgaggaCCACTTGCAGGCATTGgttttctcctcccaccatgtgggtcctgaggagtAACTCAGAATTATTAACTCAGTCCTCCATGCTCTGCTGTGCCATCtcacttttaaaacatattatcTTGTGTTTAGATATTCAAAATGCTTTCTGCCAACCTTTCATCCATCTGTTAACTTTCCCCATGGTGTCTTCCGCCAAACAAGCAAGTATGTGTAATATTGATATGATCTGGGCTGCTTTTATCTTCATATGAGTGTAGTATGTCCCTGCTACTGAGGGTTGAACGCAGGTCTTTGTACATAGGAAATATGCTCTGTAAAGGAATTACACCCTCCAATGTGAGCCaaattttttaacttaaaaaaaaattttttttccaatttagctggacggtggtgggactcacctttaatcccagctggtggatctccaagtttgaagccagcctggtctacgagtTAGTTCCtggccagctaaggctacacagagaaatcgtgaatcattaaaatgaaaaaaaaaaaagaaagaaagaaagaaaaaggaaaagaaaaatcaccttAAGGTGCTGGAGTACTGGGTTCTCAATGGTTGCTTTTCCGGAGGaagatttaattcccagcacccaggtggcaGTACAAGTCTGTCACTCCAGTGTCATGTgacctgacaccttcctctgacCTTCCCAGGCACTTCATGAGGGTAGagcacagaaatacatgcaggcaaaaccatcGATaacatttaaagggaaaaaagtcaacTTGGGGCAGGAATGGTGGGGCACGTCTTTGATGCCAGCATCCAGGAACCAGAGGCGAgtggctctgtgagttcaaggccaacctgcccTATCTATCAACTTCTTGACCAGCCAGAGTTACaaagtgaaaccttgtctcaaaagaacaagaaTCAAGTTCTTTGAGGTTTCATTTCTATCAGAAGGAATGCTCTCCTTTAGGGTTCACTGTTAAGGAGTTTTGCCAGGCCAGGGTCATCCCACAGTCAGGGTAGAGAACGTCTCCATGGCCTCCTCTTCAGGCAATTCCCATTCCTGCTCCTTTCAAATTTATCTTTCCAGCGCTGGAGATTAAAGCCAGACCCTCACTCGTACGAACCGCACAGTGGCTTGGGTTTAGCTTCTTTTAACTCAGGGCGTTTCTGATATTCATCATGTTGCGTGTATCCGTGGCTCACTCGTATTCTACTGTATGGATATCCTGCAGTCATTAATACATTGTCCATCGACCATTGAGGGGCAGACAGCTGGGGTTGGGTTCTATCtatctggttattatgaataaggcaGATGCACGGAAATGACGGAGTTCAGGACATCTGACCTCAGAATACTACATCACTTGGTTGCTCTTCATTCAGTGGGTCCCCTTCCTGTCCCTGAGCGATGGTGAAGGCTGATGCTGAGACACGACTGACCGGACCCCTTACAACCATGACtccaccttttctggcctcccgtCACGATTTCCTACAAACAAGTTTCCATTCTTCACCAAGCCTAAACGTCACGCAAATGCATCAATCTCTTTGGGTCTGTGTTCCCTTAAGAACACTCCTATCCGCATACAAGCTAACCAGCAGTCATGACgggctcacctgtaatcccagtacccaggaaGCAAAGTCTGGACCACACAGCGAGCTCTAGGCAGCCTGAGAcaaagaagaccctgtctcaagaaccaACAGATTCAGTAAACCaataacacacaaacaaacaaaaaaccccatgaTTTTACTAAATATATGGGAATTTTGACCCCAAGGTCCAGGGATCTGTCTCACAAGACTTCGCCCTTGACACACATGAGTCATGAGTCCAGGGTGTTGTCTGGTGTTTTAACCAATCAGTAATAACATCGGAGAGTCCCCATGGTTTATAAGGTTAGATAGaacagtgtgtgtgcacacacatatgtgtccACAGTATATGCGTGTGCatctatgtgcacacatatgtgtatgtgtatgcatacagaCAGataaccatatttaaaaaaagtgTTGTGAGCTGGAGAAGGCCCACAGCCACGGTGCACACACctgtgtatatacacattcacaccataaccaataaagttttaaaacacAAATTATAAGAAGAAGAAACGTACAAGCTTGAAACATGAAATGGTTTATGAGGTATAATAAATGATGCACAGATCTGGGTTTCTGACTGAAGTCGTCAGTCAGCTCTTtaggtgtctctctctctctttcttctttttttttcttttttcaagaacagggattctctgtgtatcccctggaactcaatttgtagactaggttgtccttgaattcacagagatcctcctgcctctgcctccggagtgctgggactaaaggcatattCTGCCATGCCAGTGCTCTTCAGAATTgtcaggaacaattatggaaaCTGAACGCTGACATGTGGTCTTAGTGTGGTGTGATAATGGTGAAGACTCGTGCTTTTTAGAATATGCACTCAAACATTTGCACAgaagctgttttgttttgaacttGCTTCCAAGTGACCCAGGGACCCTGATGGATGGAATCAGTGTCCATGAGCAGGGAGGGACTGGTCTGAACTGGTCACTGTTGACCTGAGTGATGGATGCAGGAAGAAGCTTGagctagaaagaaagaagagggaaccCTGGTGATTGCGTTAAGCAGGTATCCTGCTCTGACTTCTGCCTCACTACACATTGGCCTTTTAAAAATTcctcttgggggctggagagatggctcaatggtaaagagcactgaatactcttccagaggtcctgagttcaattcccagcaaccacatggtggctcacaatcatctctaacggaatctgatgccctcttctgatgtgtctgaaaacagctacagtgtgctcatataaataaaagaagtaaaatcttaaaaaaaaaaaaattccttcttgAGTCAAGCATAGTTGCATATAtgtgtctttagtcccagcattggggaggcagaggcaagtgagtctctgtgagttcaaggccagcctggtctacatagtgcatTCCAGGTGGGTCAGGATATTGATAGTGGGacaatctctctatatatatacatatataatcaaacATAGAGAACAAATATACTGCTGTATATGTggatattatataattttaacatttatatcAGCATGCATTTCTTCCCTTTGGTTTTGTATTAGTACACTTGTCTGAGGCTCTTTCCCTGCATGAGTCTCCATTTTTCTTCCTAATGAGTACATTCCTAGCATGGCTCCCCAGGCTGCTGTGGTGGCAGCCTGTGATTAGAATGGCTGCTTTAGGGGCAGAGAAAAAGGTCACaagaagtcagaaaaaaaaaaaaacccacgatGAAGCTGGAAAGCTGTGACAAGCCATTTCATCCACTCTTATTGTCTCCTCGAGTTCTGCCAGGTTACCTTGGGGACCCTGTCCAACATTCTAGTTCTGAGGCAGAATTCTCCATTCAGTATCAGGCTGCCAAAGCCTCCGGCTGAAAGCTGCCGCCATGAAACTGACTCAGGGGTCCTTTCTGTGGTACCTTTACATGGACAAAATCTACTGCTTGCTGTCTGTGAGAAACGTGAAGGCCTTGATGGAGTACTTTCATCTTCTGGATGTGCACCACAGGAACACCTTGAATGGTCAGCCCTCCCCtgatccccccacccccggcccacCCACCCAGCCCACACAGAGCCCAGAACTatctcaactctttttttttttttttgaatttggttttttcgagacagggtttctctgtgtagccctggctgtcctggaactcactctgtagaccaggctggcctcgaactcagaaatctgcctgcccctgcctcccagagtgctgggattacaggtgtacgccaccaccacccgccaTCTCCTTAACTTTTATTTCATCTTGTGAGAGAAGCTCAGAGAAACTGCGGAAGGAGACCGATACAGTTCAGTGCAGAGGATGACACCCCAGGCTGTGGGGGCAGGCTGGGCTCTACCCACAGTTCCTTGGTGATTCAGTGAGCATGTCATCTTCTCCTTGAGGCCCAATTTCTTCTCCTACACTCGTGTCTCTCCCACCTGTGATCCCCCTCCTCCTCGTGAGTTCTCTCCCACATtcatgtcattttgttttgtttgtttgttttttgagagccACTGATTTTAATCAGATTCATCTGTGCTATTTAGGAGTTGCCAAAAATATTGCCTGCCCATCAGCTCCGTAACTGAGTCCATATGCTAACAGAAGGGCAGGCGTAAACACCCTGGGTTCTTTCTGAGCCTTGGTTTAGATAAGATTTCTAGACCAATTCAACCATCACTGTCACCTCACAGAGGAAAGTGTCAcaatgaagaaagaacaaagagcacctgggagattgtgtgtgtgtgtgtgtgtgtgtgtgtgtgtgtgtgtgtaagagagagagagagagagagaggtctcactatatagctctgcctatcttggaactctcagagatacatctgcctctgcctctgcctctgcctctgcctctgcctctgcctctgcctctgcctcataaaTGCTAaggctaaaggtgtgtgccaccatacccaaaCCCTCTGTAAAGATTTTTGAGTCCATTCAGTCAGTAACAAGGGAGGGGCTGTAGCTCAGCAGTAGACAACTTTGGCCCAGGCCCCAGCActgaaaagaatggaagaaacaTTGAATGGAAGACATCTTTTCCTCACAGTGTTCAGTCTGCTTTCCTCTGTGTGTTGGATTGGGCATGAGATGGGAGACTACTCTTTCCTGGCCCAGAGAGGGCAGCTTCAGGCACCAAGCTGTCCCTCAGAAAGCTGATCCACACCGTCCCCTTAGGGCATTTGTGGAACAGAGTCTCATCTCCCTAGTAACCACATAATTCCCTGATGACACAAGATCCAGGAGGTCCACACCTGCTGTCTGATCACCCAGGGTAGGGACAGTGACCTGAGAGGGAGACACGGCACAGCTTTACGTTTTGCTTCCTGGGAGAGCAGCTTCAGGCCTTGGGGATTTGGGTGACAAGAGTCATCTTACTGAAAAACACCACTGATCCCATAGCTACAAGGTCCCCAGGGCGCGTCTCCAGGAGCACCCTGCCAGCCCTGTGTGTACACAGTATGTTACTCTGAGTGTTCACACCTGGTGGGCCACACAGGACACTGTGGGCCACACAGGACACTGTGGCCACACTCACCCAGTCTCCAGATAATTTTGGTAATGAAGAGGCGAGGGGACATTGGGATGGCAgcatgtttgaggccagctgagTCTTCacctagtgagctccaggctgtcAATAAGACTCTgtatcaacaacaaaacaaaactaaactaaaggagagaggagaaaccaCACAGAAAATCACATTTGAAAATCCcaaagtcaggcagtggtggcacacgactttaatcccagcactcacgaggcagacacaagtggatctttgagttcaaggccattttggtctatagagtaagttccagaacaaccagactacacagagaaaccctgtctcaaaaaaagaaagaaagagagagagagagagagagagagagagagagagagaaagagagagagagaaaagagagagaaagaaagaaagaaaagaaagaaagaaagaaagaaagaaagaaagaaagaaagaaagaaagaaagaaagaaagaaagaaagaaagaaaagaaagggggctggagagatggctcagcatttaagagcactgactactcttcccgaggtcatgagttcaaattccagcaaccacatggtggctcataaccatctgtaatgagatctgatgccctcttctggagtgtctgaagacagctacagtgtactcataataaatacatctaaaaaaaaaaaaaagaaaaaccaaaaaataactatatatcatatatatatatacatacacacagttgctagaatatatatatacatacatatatatatatatatatatatatatatatatgctagaaGGAAAAAAGTGCTTAAAGCACAGGAAGGCTCCCTCCCTCCACATTCAGAAGCCTTTGCTCTGAGTAAGCACGAAAACTCTAGGGACTCATAGAGCATTTCTCATGTTTTCAGACTTTCCTATTCTGATTAAAAGAATCATGGGGGGAAAGGCTGAGATAAACATTAGCATCTTTAAAAACTCATTCTGTGTCGTGTCTGGATGTGCAGGATGTGTGTGGGCACGTGTGCGCATGGGAAGGTCACTGGACAACTTTGGGGACTTTGTTCTCTGCTTTAAACTTTTATGTAAGTTCTGGGCATCAAACTCTGGTCTCCAGACTGGCATGACAAGTGTCTTTCCTGGcagggccatctctctggcccacttATCAACATCTTTAGCAGATAAGAGTGAATGAAGCCTTCTCTCCTCTAGCAGAGTACTGTGTCACTCATCAACAAGGTGCTGTACTCTGTCACTCCCAGCAAGTCGGCCATCTTCCGTGGCTCCCGCTTTAGTATTTTGGGACAGTTCTAAAGCAATTCCATCttgttctcctctcctcccccagaTGTGCTGTTCTTTCATTTCCTCCACCACGTGACTAATCTGACCAGGACACAGATCAAGATGATATTTGACCTCCTGGACTGGACGGCTGTAGGAGAGATTGGTTTTGACCAGTTCTATGTGTTGGTTTGCATAATACTGGCACATCAGGCAAGTACCAGGGCTGgcctgaggcaggagagagggacctgggctGCTGGCTCCCCTGATAAAGAAGATGCTGAGGGAAAGCACAGTGGGATGGCTTCTCACCACTACAGATGGGTGGAAGGAACGTGAAATGGGAAATTCAGTTTTGGTTCCTGCCAAGCATCAGTCTGGACACTCCAGCTCCTTCCCGGCTTCTCTCTGCAGGGCTGCCTATCTTCAGCCCTCCCATCCTGTCTCACCTTATAAGGAAAACGTTGCCCCTGCCCACCTTTCTCGGACTGCCTGTCCTCCAACAGGCTTCAGAGCATTCCCAAGTCCCTCTCTCACTCCTGCCCTGGTCCTTTGGCTCAGAGACTTTTCTGCAGAGGCTGAAAGAGGTGTGCTCTCTGCGTCTCACCTTGCCAAGAGGCACTAGCTTGAGCACAGGGATCCTTTCCCAAGTACCGAGGTCAAGGCTTCCAGAGATGGTCGATGCATGGTGGCAGCTTGGGTTGTTAATTAAGGATAATTGAGCACTTTCAGGTTTCTCTTGGGCCTTGTCTCTCTTCACACAGACCTTTCCCCCAGGTTTGTGAGTTTGCCTTTTGCTCCAAGCCTCTAGGAAATGTCTTGTGGCTATACCAACCTTGGTGTAACATCTTACAGGTAGCACCAAAGTTCTCACATATTTCTCTCAAAATAGAACCGTCTGGAAGATCACTTTATGTACCGCCATTCCCGGCCAGTTTTTGACCTGCTTGATTTGGATGGGGAGCTGAATATTGGTGCGGCCAATTTCGAAAACTACAGATTTCTCTTCAATATTAAAAGGCAGGAACTCCGAGACCTTTTCCAAGACTTTGACATCTCAGGTGACCGAGTAAGTGGAGATTTGGGAACTGGGGGCCTGCACCAGCAGTGGGAAAGATGGATGATCCTGGCTAACAGGCTGGGACTGGGAAAAGACCAGAGACCAACAGGCCCTGCCTGGCTGGCAGAGAAAGGCTTGGCTAAGTTCCCTATCATGCAGTGTGGACACACCACTAGAGAGGCTTTGAGGAGGTAGCCTGACGTGGTGATAACATGGTGGCCAGTGAACTGTTTATAGATGTGaataaacagaaaaggaagaaattctATGCTAGAACCAAGTGAGAAAAATCCTGAAAAGGCTCTGGGAGAATGGTGACTCATGTCTTTGTAAAGGGAAGCAGGCGACCACAGCATTAGCTGATACAGAAACCTGACAAAGGGACGCTGCTCCCATGGTCTGTGATAGACCTGACTATTCCTGGGCCCATACAGCCTGTGACCGCCACGATTCCTATACCTCTATGGTTGCAAGCATCCATTACCACCTTACtaaactttgtaatatttttctCCCCCACCCAATAACAGCTGCTTAATTACAAGGAATTTAAGCTGTACACCATCTTCTGCACTGACAAATccatagacagaaagaaaaggaggagagacagacaggcagcgaaagagagagaaaaagaaaaagggaaagataaaGAGAAGTATCTTCATCTCAAGAAGTTAT
Proteins encoded in this region:
- the Efcab9 gene encoding EF-hand calcium-binding domain-containing protein 9 isoform X2 — its product is MHPQRCFPHETPAPLAPGLTPRLCPKVHGVPDVLFFHFLHHVTNLTRTQIKMIFDLLDWTAVGEIGFDQFYVLVCIILAHQNRLEDHFMYRHSRPVFDLLDLDGELNIGAANFENYRFLFNIKRQELRDLFQDFDISGDRLLNYKEFKLYTIFCTDKSIDRKKRRRDRQAAKEREKEKGKDKEKYLHLKKLYSSMISHRSLL
- the Efcab9 gene encoding EF-hand calcium-binding domain-containing protein 9 isoform X1, with the protein product MKLTQGSFLWYLYMDKIYCLLSVRNVKALMEYFHLLDVHHRNTLNDVLFFHFLHHVTNLTRTQIKMIFDLLDWTAVGEIGFDQFYVLVCIILAHQNRLEDHFMYRHSRPVFDLLDLDGELNIGAANFENYRFLFNIKRQELRDLFQDFDISGDRLLNYKEFKLYTIFCTDKSIDRKKRRRDRQAAKEREKEKGKDKEKYLHLKKLYSSMISHRSLL